Proteins encoded by one window of Chondromyces crocatus:
- the rpoC gene encoding DNA-directed RNA polymerase subunit beta': protein MRDIFSFFEKPKDPLSFSAIRISLASPEKIREWSHGEVKKPETINYRTFKPERDGLFCAKIFGPVKDYECNCGKYKRMKHRGIVCEKCGVEVIQSKVRRERLGHISLATPVAHIWFLKSLPSRIGNMLDITLKDLEKVLYCEAYIVIDPKDTPLQRGDLLSEERYMQIIEEYGDDRFAAGMGGEAVLEMLKQVDVHALAELLRTEMRSATSEAKRKKLAKRLKVVEAFRESGNRPEWMMLTVIPVLPPDLRPLVPLDGGRFATSDLNDLYRRVINRNNRLKRLLELNAPEIIIRNERRMLQEAVDALFDNGRRGKTITGPNKRPLKSLSDMLKGKQGRFRQNLLGKRVDYSGRSVIVVGPTLRLHQCGLPKKMALELFKPFIYNKLEERGYVNTIKSAKKMVEKERPEVWDILEEVISEHPVLLNRAPTLHRLGIQAFEPVLIEGKAIQLHPLVCAAFNADFDGDQMAVHVPLSIEAQMEARVLMMSTNNILSPASGKPIINPTQDIVLGLYYATRERKFAKGAFRAGSLTVGEDGGTSGYLRGVYASKEEVRMAYDHGAVTLHAGIRVRVPIIDDDGKPVLDENGHIKRTVVQTTVGRVLISEVLPKKLPFEYVNKVLDKKALSQLIDVCYRIHRNKETVLLADRLRTLGFDHATKAGVSICMDHMVIPPAKKVLLGEAQKEVERVIEQYQEGLITDGERYNKIVDIWASIADQVTSEMMGGIRNETVVDPETGEEQQEQSFNPIYIMADSGARGSTQQIRQLAAMRGLMAKPSGEIIETPITANFREGLSVLQYFISTHGARKGLADTALKTANSGYLTRRLVDVAQDAVISDFDCGTLDGIRVAKLEEAGEVIQPLGERILGRVTLDDVVDPLTGEVLVRANSELDESAVRIIEDAGIEEVAIRSVLTCQLRRGVCALCYGRDLARGYRVNIGESVGIIAAQSIGEPGTQLTMRTFHIGGTAARGKIEASYLEARTEGTVRLRRAVIQKKKDGTMVVMNRHGEIIVVDETGREREHNRLVYGAILKLADGDRVKPGDLLAEWDQFATPILTEVSGIVKFGDLIEGVSVQERVDEVTGLSRKVVIESKATDVRPRITLKDQVSGDTLKLPNSTLDARYLLPVGAHIVAQEGDLIEAGEVIAKMPRDTTKVQDITGGLPRVAELFEARKPKDHAIITEIDGEVNFGKDTKGKRKVIITPMGPDSAMLSDQAREYLIPKGKHIQVQPGDRVRAGDPLMDGPPNPHDILRVKGEKELAAWLVNEIQQVYRLQGVTINDKHIEVIVRQMLRRVRVREVGDTNFLVDEQVEKHLFERENERVLERGGKPAIAEPLLLGITKASLSTESFISASSFQETTKVLTEAAINGKTDDLRGLKENVIMGRLIPAGTGLPAYKRLQIVIDGEAQLPPAAPAVRPRPEETLSAVNEE, encoded by the coding sequence ATGCGTGACATCTTCAGCTTCTTCGAGAAGCCCAAGGACCCGCTGTCTTTCAGCGCGATTCGTATATCGCTCGCAAGTCCTGAGAAGATCCGCGAGTGGTCTCACGGCGAGGTGAAGAAGCCCGAGACCATCAACTACAGGACCTTCAAGCCCGAGCGCGACGGCCTCTTCTGCGCGAAGATCTTCGGGCCGGTGAAGGACTACGAGTGCAACTGCGGCAAGTACAAGCGCATGAAGCACCGTGGGATCGTGTGCGAGAAGTGCGGCGTCGAGGTCATCCAGTCGAAGGTGCGGCGCGAGCGGCTCGGCCACATCTCGCTCGCGACGCCCGTCGCCCATATCTGGTTCCTCAAGAGCTTGCCGTCGCGTATCGGCAATATGCTCGATATCACCTTGAAGGATCTCGAGAAGGTTCTCTATTGCGAGGCCTATATCGTCATCGATCCCAAGGACACCCCGCTGCAGCGGGGCGATCTGCTCAGCGAAGAGCGCTACATGCAGATCATCGAGGAGTATGGCGATGACAGGTTCGCTGCCGGAATGGGCGGTGAGGCGGTCCTCGAGATGCTCAAGCAGGTGGACGTCCATGCGCTGGCGGAGCTGCTGCGCACCGAGATGCGGAGCGCGACCAGCGAGGCCAAGCGAAAGAAGCTCGCCAAGCGTCTGAAGGTCGTCGAGGCATTCCGCGAGAGCGGGAATCGGCCGGAGTGGATGATGCTCACGGTGATTCCCGTGCTGCCGCCCGATCTCCGCCCCCTCGTACCGCTGGATGGTGGGCGCTTCGCGACGAGCGATCTCAATGATCTCTATCGCCGCGTCATCAATCGTAACAACCGATTGAAGCGTCTTCTTGAGCTGAATGCTCCTGAGATCATCATCCGGAACGAGCGTCGCATGCTGCAGGAGGCGGTCGACGCGCTGTTCGACAATGGCCGCCGTGGCAAGACCATCACCGGGCCCAACAAGCGACCGCTCAAGTCGCTGTCGGACATGCTGAAGGGGAAGCAGGGCCGCTTCCGCCAGAATCTGCTCGGGAAGCGTGTCGATTACTCCGGCCGTTCCGTCATCGTGGTCGGACCCACGCTGCGTCTCCACCAGTGCGGTCTTCCCAAGAAGATGGCCCTCGAGCTCTTCAAGCCGTTCATCTACAACAAGCTGGAAGAGCGCGGGTACGTCAATACCATCAAGAGTGCGAAGAAGATGGTCGAGAAGGAGCGTCCCGAGGTCTGGGACATCCTCGAAGAGGTCATCAGCGAGCACCCCGTGCTGCTCAATCGCGCGCCGACGCTGCACCGACTGGGTATTCAGGCATTCGAGCCGGTCCTCATCGAAGGAAAGGCCATTCAGCTTCACCCTCTGGTCTGCGCTGCGTTCAACGCAGACTTCGACGGCGATCAGATGGCGGTCCATGTGCCGCTGTCGATTGAAGCGCAGATGGAAGCGCGCGTGCTCATGATGAGCACGAACAACATCCTGTCTCCCGCGAGCGGGAAGCCGATCATCAACCCGACTCAGGATATCGTGCTCGGGTTGTATTACGCGACGCGTGAGCGGAAGTTCGCCAAGGGCGCGTTCCGCGCTGGCTCGCTGACGGTCGGCGAGGACGGGGGCACCTCGGGTTACCTGCGAGGGGTCTATGCCTCGAAGGAAGAGGTGCGGATGGCCTATGACCATGGGGCGGTCACGCTCCATGCGGGCATTCGCGTCCGGGTCCCGATCATCGACGACGATGGCAAGCCGGTCCTGGACGAGAATGGGCACATCAAGCGTACCGTCGTGCAGACCACGGTCGGGCGCGTGCTCATCTCGGAGGTTCTGCCGAAGAAGCTGCCTTTCGAGTACGTGAACAAGGTCCTCGACAAGAAGGCGCTGTCCCAGCTGATCGACGTTTGCTACCGCATCCATCGAAACAAGGAGACGGTGCTGCTTGCAGACCGTCTGCGTACGTTGGGCTTCGATCACGCCACCAAGGCGGGCGTCTCGATCTGCATGGATCACATGGTGATCCCGCCCGCCAAGAAGGTCCTCCTGGGCGAAGCTCAGAAGGAAGTGGAACGCGTCATCGAGCAGTATCAAGAGGGCTTGATCACCGACGGCGAGCGCTACAACAAGATCGTCGATATCTGGGCGAGCATTGCCGACCAGGTCACCAGCGAGATGATGGGCGGGATCCGGAACGAGACCGTGGTCGATCCCGAAACGGGCGAGGAGCAGCAAGAGCAGAGCTTCAACCCCATCTACATCATGGCCGACAGCGGAGCGCGCGGTTCGACGCAGCAGATCCGGCAGCTGGCCGCAATGCGCGGGCTGATGGCGAAGCCCTCTGGCGAGATCATCGAGACGCCAATCACCGCGAATTTCCGTGAAGGACTGAGCGTGCTCCAGTACTTCATCTCGACCCATGGCGCTCGGAAGGGTCTGGCGGATACGGCGCTGAAGACGGCCAACTCCGGGTACTTGACCCGGCGCCTCGTCGACGTCGCCCAGGATGCGGTCATCTCCGACTTCGATTGCGGGACACTGGATGGCATCCGCGTGGCGAAGCTGGAGGAGGCCGGTGAGGTCATCCAGCCGCTCGGCGAGCGCATCCTCGGCCGCGTGACGCTCGATGATGTCGTCGACCCGCTGACCGGCGAGGTCCTGGTTCGGGCGAACTCGGAACTCGACGAATCGGCCGTGAGGATCATCGAGGACGCCGGTATCGAGGAGGTCGCAATCCGCTCCGTGCTGACTTGCCAGCTACGGCGGGGAGTCTGCGCGCTTTGCTACGGACGCGACCTGGCACGCGGTTACCGCGTGAACATCGGTGAGTCGGTGGGCATCATCGCCGCTCAGTCGATCGGCGAGCCGGGCACTCAGCTCACCATGCGCACGTTCCACATCGGTGGAACGGCCGCGCGCGGGAAGATCGAGGCCAGCTACCTCGAGGCTCGGACCGAAGGGACCGTTCGGCTACGTCGCGCCGTCATTCAGAAGAAGAAAGACGGCACCATGGTGGTGATGAACCGCCACGGCGAGATCATCGTGGTCGACGAGACGGGCCGTGAGCGAGAGCATAATCGCCTCGTTTACGGTGCAATCCTCAAGCTCGCCGACGGGGACCGGGTGAAGCCTGGTGACCTGCTCGCCGAGTGGGATCAGTTCGCGACGCCCATCCTCACGGAGGTCTCCGGGATCGTGAAGTTCGGCGATCTCATCGAGGGTGTCAGCGTTCAAGAGCGTGTCGACGAGGTGACCGGCCTCTCGCGAAAGGTCGTCATCGAGTCGAAGGCGACGGACGTTCGTCCTCGCATCACCCTCAAGGACCAGGTGTCCGGGGATACGCTGAAGCTGCCGAACAGCACGCTCGATGCACGCTACCTGTTGCCCGTCGGTGCGCACATCGTTGCTCAGGAGGGTGACCTCATCGAGGCAGGCGAGGTCATCGCAAAGATGCCGCGCGACACGACGAAGGTGCAGGACATCACCGGCGGCCTCCCGCGCGTCGCGGAGCTCTTCGAGGCGCGGAAGCCGAAGGATCACGCGATCATCACCGAGATCGACGGCGAGGTGAACTTCGGCAAGGACACCAAGGGCAAGCGGAAGGTCATCATCACGCCGATGGGTCCTGATAGCGCGATGCTCAGCGATCAGGCTCGTGAGTATCTCATCCCGAAGGGGAAGCACATTCAGGTCCAGCCTGGCGACCGTGTTCGTGCAGGTGATCCCCTGATGGATGGGCCGCCCAATCCGCATGACATTCTGCGCGTCAAGGGTGAGAAAGAGCTGGCCGCATGGCTGGTGAACGAGATCCAGCAGGTTTATCGCCTGCAGGGCGTGACCATCAACGACAAGCACATCGAAGTGATTGTGCGGCAGATGTTGCGTCGGGTTCGCGTGCGCGAAGTGGGTGACACCAACTTCCTCGTGGATGAGCAGGTGGAGAAGCACCTCTTCGAGCGCGAGAACGAGCGCGTCCTGGAGCGCGGAGGCAAGCCGGCGATCGCCGAGCCGCTTCTGCTCGGTATTACGAAGGCGAGCCTCTCGACGGAGTCCTTCATCAGCGCCTCGTCGTTCCAGGAGACGACGAAGGTCCTGACGGAAGCCGCGATCAACGGGAAGACGGACGACCTGCGCGGCTTGAAGGAGAACGTCATCATGGGACGTCTCATCCCGGCCGGGACCGGACTCCCGGCATACAAGCGTCTCCAGATCGTCATTGATGGCGAGGCGCAGCTCCCGCCGGCGGCTCCAGCCGTTCGGCCCCGCCCCGAAGAGACGCTCTCGGCGGTGAACGAAGAGTAG